cataaataaaaatggtgataagagagaattaatatgaaattcaattcaaatgttggataaaaatatgtactctATAgcaagaaagataaaaaatgattgattgTGGGCTTCATGTAAAGCCAACTATAAAGTGAAATAATTAGTGGGATCCATCGAAATTTGAGGGAAAGTTTATGCGTTGGATTTGTGTTGTATGTAGAAAATTTACACCTTTTAGGATCAGATcatctttttaaattcaaaataacatTATTGGGCTCATGGACATTTTATCAGAATATATtctctaaaaataaatcatcaaaaagagactaaataaaataaaaaaggcaAAGAGAGTGATAGTATTATGATTGTTGGGACAAGGGAACAAGATTACGTGATTCTCACATCGTCATGTGGTTTGGATTTGTACCATTTTTCGAAGTGGGCTCAGTCAACACTATTCATGATATATTGGGCAATAATTGAAGGTTTTAAAGtgaagtttattttaattttacgaTAAATTGCAATATACTCTACAAGCTAGCAACATGTTTCTCgttcaattattaaattataattcgAGTTAACATCATAAACAAGAGTAAATGGGAAAGACTATTATTGATcctatttaaagaaaaagtgTTGCTTGTTTTAATCTCTAAAGCATCTTATTCGGTGAAATGAACGTGATTAGGTGTAAGTATAAGTTAAAGTGACATGGAATTGattctattattaatattcttAGACTAGTTGGGCGTGGTAATAGAGGAAGACCAAGACCAAGATCGAGACCGAGACCGAGACCAAAGAATAATTCGAGTACCTAGACTGAAAAATAATTGTCGAAAAAATCATCATATTTGGTCAATTTATAGCCaatctcataatttttaaaataattaaatattgattttattaattaatctcatGGCAACAATTTTTGACGGTCAGAATTTATTGACATGACGTATgtgtaaaattgaaaatatgattaaCCACAGTCTATGTATATTAAATGATGTCGTTCTATCAGGTGGATGCTTTATTCACGAAGTTCATAGCATAGGtaattttatctaaaaatatgagataattgaagaaaatatcaaaattataatttaatcgggcattttaaaaattgtgagATTGACAAAACTTGGATGACCGATTTTATCATcaatttatcttaaattattCGATAGAcctacaatatttttatagtatcacataatttgagaaataaagtaaaaaaggatCATGATTATAGATAATAAGTGGAGATAGTGcaattatgtttatttttctgGGAAGTTCCATTCCCAAATAAGCATTTTAATTCGTGGCAGCtcataatcaaatttaatgtgattgaaaatttcttgatgatgcaaattgatgataaatagaaaaatttagCATGAGTCACCTACTTGGCTACAATTATGCCACCACTATCGCCGTTACTATTCTTGTCTTATTATCCATAATTATTTGGCATTAAAATGCACTCTCATTACATTATTCatgaatctcatttttttttttctggataTAGTGTATCCCActtttttgatattattatttttatataaaaagcCAGCCTCTCGAGACGAAATGACTACTCACTGGGAATCCAAATTTGCTTCTTGCTCACTACCTGCATCCAACCTCAACtattatcactttttttttatcacttttattaattaagcCAAATTTGTTTTAGGTAACACCTTATTTAGAGCTTGAACATACCGATGCTGATgcacatgaaaaataaagataataaagtaaagttTTAGAGCATGTAGAGTGGGTGATAAAGTAAAGTAGCACATGAATTTTAAAGACCAAAAAGACAATCTCcctctttttaatattatccCACCATCAAGCCATCAACTGctgtttctttctttctttttccacAGCATCTTCTCCacaaagaaaagagagaaaggattgaaaaaaatgaaggatTATGCAGCACTGATGATAGGAACAGCTCTGTTTGCATTCTTGTCGCCGGGATTACTAATCCAGCTTCCCGGGAAGCATAAACCGGTCGATTTTCTCAACATGAAAACTAGCGTTGCATCCATGCTGCTTCACACGGTTATCTATGGTTTGCTTCTCATGCTCTTCCTCGTCGTTCTTGATGTGCATCTCTACGCGTAGATTAGATTAGCTtcgattatttttatcaatcgTTCGCGTAGAATTAACTATATGTATGTATGATGTATCTCTTGAGGATTTTAACTTTGGCCATCTTAGTTTTGCTTTATTTGGTGTTCATTTTTTGCCAATATGTTGTTTGGTGGTATTTTTTGGTGTATCATATCTTGCTTTTTAGTCTTTGTGAAGTGGATGAATAAAAAACATGATGTATTGagtaagaatttaaaatttaaaagaaaaattaggaaGAATTAAGAGGCATGGGGCATGAAAGTATAGAAGAAATGTCAAAGATACCATCACTACCAAAGGCTACGCAATTCACTATATACAAAGCAcataagagaaaaatagttGTTGGAATGAACTTGAGGGCCACTATTCACCGGAGAGCTGGAGATTGCCGGAGATGAAGACGAGCATACTGCCACCGGGGGTTGAGGGCTGGCATTCGACGGTGATGATATGATGTTGGCACTACTATAAGGGTGAGCCCGTTCAATAGAcagaattgaaattgaattggaattttaATGCTATGTCGTAAAAATGGTGTAATTTCATAGTAGTAACAAATAGCGTATGTTGTAAACCAACACAACAATTACAATCATGCAAATTCACTctcagtaaaaaaaaattcagccCACATTTCAATTAGGAaggaaattattaattgaatatacatagtattactatttaatttaataaaaaatattcatttttcatccaTTTCTCTAAAATAGATATAAACATTAACTGCACCATACGCTCTGAAAATATAAACTTATAGTACTTTCTTGTCTATAATAGTTAAATCAAAGGAAATTTTTGTTGATCAAGTAAAGTCTAAAATGATGATCTAATTCAGTTGACTTTCAATCTCTTGAATCGTAACTCAATACTAACAAAACTGTACTTCCAAACTAATATTATCGACATTAAACTAATTCAAGTGTTCACCAAAGTTACAAAACGCATTGACAACGAACTTGATATATGAATGATATTTAGTAAACGAGTTTATTATAATATCCCCAAGCTCATTTattccaaaatataaaataaagcttgatatattcaatatttcaattgaaatgccttttaatatacatatatatttaaattgattgtAGTAAGATGTTGAAGAATCTAGCAtataatctaattttattcACATGTGTGGTAAGATGCTGAAGAATCTAGCATATATTCGATCACTCTATATATAGTTACACAGAcgtcttttatttgtttttttttaattattaaaagttacatgtaaaaatacaataaatcaAGTTTGgatattacataattttttaaattaataccatttaaaaatgcaacgtgAGGCGTTTTGTTcatttatatagtataatcGAATTTGTTTAATCCCCAAaaacaatttcataaaataaaatattagtactagctatttaaaaaataaaaatagagtacTCATTTTTGCATTTAAGCTATCCTCTCCGGCCAAGCTGGAGAAAATGGCGGTTGAAATCAGACGACTCGCCGCAGCACCGCTACCGTTCCGGCGGTATTCCACACCGTCCCCGTGGCGTGTATCATCTCCTTCAACTTCAACCATTCCTCGTCGTTTCGTAGCGCTCGCAGCTGTTAAGAAGAGCCCTAAACGCCTCAAATACTCCACGCCTCGCTTCACTAAGGTTTTCAATCTGTTCTCCGATCAATTTGTGAATGAAATTGCAATTATTGCACTGCCTTACCTTATTCCCGCTTCAGGAGGGTGGATTGTTGTACGTCGAAGTTGATCCGTTCGGATCGGACTCGTGGAAATTGGACTCGATCGTTGAGCTACTCAAGGAAGGAGCCGTTGGAGTTATCCCTACCGATACTGTGTATGTCAATTTCTCACCGCATGAACTCAATgttgaattttaattgtattgatattgaGGAAATCGTGATGAAAAAACATCGTATATGATCACTTGATGCTAATGATGAATCACATCAATTGTATTTTCTTTGTTAAATTATGCAAATAGTTAGCTATAGGATTTAATGTTGAGTTTTGTGTAGTGCTGGGTAGTGCTTAGCATGAGGTATATGCTTCTACTTGACACCTTATTCCTGTTTTCGAAAAATTGAAGCATATCATGTATAGTATGAGAATCACACTTGAAACAAGAAAAGCTAGAATTATGACTTATTCCATTTTGTGAATCAATAGGTATGCTATAGCTTGTGATTTGAGAAACAACTCAGCCATCGAACGTCTGCGTAGGTAGGTTGTGttgattttcttataaaatttgttaagTTCATGATTATGGACTTACAGTCCTATTCTTTTGCTTTCTTATTTTGGTGACAATAAATTTACTGTTTTGTTTCCAGAATCAAGGATATAGAACCTTCAAAGGCAAGTAGCAGTTACATGCTAAATCCCGAAATTGACGAGTCGTACAACTTACGTGACTTGCCCTTTTGGGTCACCCTTGAAACTGGGGGCTGCAGTTCATCCATTTGACTGTATTTAGCCTTTGGTTCGATACATGTCTTATCTATGCTTGCTGATCTCTTGTAACTTTGCAGCCTCTTAGTCTGCTATGCCGCTCATTCAAAGACATTGACACATATACGACTGGA
The genomic region above belongs to Salvia hispanica cultivar TCC Black 2014 chromosome 3, UniMelb_Shisp_WGS_1.0, whole genome shotgun sequence and contains:
- the LOC125213574 gene encoding uncharacterized protein LOC125213574, which translates into the protein MNFKDQKDNLPLFNIIPPSSHQLLFLSFFFHSIFSTKKREKGLKKMKDYAALMIGTALFAFLSPGLLIQLPGKHKPVDFLNMKTSVASMLLHTVIYGLLLMLFLVVLDVHLYA